Within the Barnesiella intestinihominis YIT 11860 genome, the region TTGTTTTACTTATTATAGCCCAAGTGGGATATTATCCGAATTTGCTAATTTTTCGTAACCGTTCTTCATCTATAATTTGTATGCGTCGGCCATCGACTGTTATGATTTTTTCGTTTGTAAAACTCGATAGGGTGCGTATGGCGTTAGATGTTGTCATGTTCGATAAGTTAGCTAAATCTTCACGAGCCATATAGATGTTGAGTGTAAGTCCATCTTCTTCGACACCGTAATTTTCTTTAAGTACCAATAAGGATTCGGCTAATCGTCCTCGAATATGTTTTTGTGTGAGATTGACTGTGCGGGCATCCGAAATGCCTAAATCGTTGGATAGTTCTTTAATGAAAAACCAAGCCAAGCCGTTATTTTTGCGAATATGTTCTTCTACTAACGGCATGGGCAAGAATCCCACAATAGAATTTTCAATGGCTGCTGCTGCCGTTACATAAGGTTCGCGAGAGAAGTATGCCCGATAGCCGAAATATTGAACCGGTCGAATTAATCGAATAATTTGGCTCCTGCCCCCAACACCGTCTTTGTAAATTTTTACTTTACCTTTTAATAAGCACATTAGTTGTGCGGGATTTTCTCCCTCACTGTAAATAATTTCATTCTTTTTGAAATTCTGAATTTTAAAGTTTTCGGCGATAATGCGTTTTTCCTCATTTTCAAGAAGAGCCCAAAAATCAGACATTTCTTGTTGTAGTATGGATTCTAATGTGCTTTTTTTAACCATTTGCCTTATAACTATGTTTTACAGCACAAAAATATATAAAAAATTGATACATTGTTCCTTAAAAGAGGAAAAACTATAATATTTAATAGTAAATCGGGATTTATATCAATAAAAAATAAGGAGCGTAAATGATTTTTTCGCTCCTTATTTGTATAAAGCAAAAGTGTCCTTATAGGCTGTTATTTATAAGATATCGTTCGGCATCCATTGCCGCTTTACAACCCGATGCCGCCGCAGTGATAGCCTGTCTATACCGGGGATCTGCGACATCTCCGGCAGCGAATACACCTTCTATGTTAGTTTCGGTTGTGTGAGGTGCAGTAACTATATATCCGTTTTCATCGAGGGTAATGGAATGTTTGAATATATCTGTATTAGGTTTGTGTCCAATGGCAAGGAAAAATCCGTCTATGGGTAAATCGTAACGCTCTTCATGCGCTGTGTCTTTGCCTTTAACCAAATGTACTCCTTCCACTCCGTTTTCTCCGAACAATCCTTCGGCTTGAGTTTCAAATAAGATTTCTATATTAGGATTTTCATTGACACGGCGTTGCATGATATTGGAGGCTCTTAGAAAGTTTTTTCTGACGATTAAGTAAACCTTAGAGGCTAAGTGGGAAAGGTATTCTGCTTCTTCGCAAGCCGTATCGCCTCCACCTACTACTGCGACTATTTTTTTTCGGTAGAAAAATCCATCGCAAGTAGCACAGGCCGACACTCCCATGCCTGCATATTTAACCTCATCTGGGAGTCCTAAATATTTGGCCGAAGCACCAGTAGAGATGATTAAGGCATCGGCTTCTATAATTTTTTCACCGTCTATGGTTATACGATATGGTTTTTGAGAAAAATCGACAGCAGTGGCAATTCCTCGGCGAATGTTTGCCCCGAATCGTTCGGCTTGTTTTTTCAAATCTTCCATCATATCGAATCCTGATATACCTTCGGGGTATCCCGGGAAATTTTCTACATCGCTGGTCGTTGTTAGTTGTCCGCCCGGTTGCATGCCTTCATATAGAACTGGTGATAGGTTTGCTCGTGAAGCATAAATAGCTGCCGTATAACCGGCCGGTCCTGAGCCTATAATTAGACAACGTATGCGTTCGTTTTGTTCCATAATTTCTATTTATTTGTGTTATTAGCGTAAATCGATAAGTTCTGCTTTTGGATATTGCTTTTTGTTAAAAACAAATGTCGAGTCTGGAAAGTTTTGGTCGGTAGCATATTTTGATAAGTTGATTATGCTATATGTCCGATCGCTATAATAGAGCTTAAAAGAGCTTGGATTCCACGTAGTTGTATTGATAATAATTATAATGTGGTCTATATTTGTTCCTTTCTTCTTTGGTGTAAGTTCTGCTATACTTTCTTTGGAACTTTTTGACTTTAATGTTTTAATGTAGAAGTCTTTTTTGTAGTTATTGATGAGTATGTAGGGATTGACTGTTGCGATTTCTTCGGTCGTTGGTTCGGTTAGGTTTACTTCCTCTGTTGCCTTTACGTATGCCCATTGTTGTAAACCATCGTACCATACAGTCATAGATGTTGTATTCCAGTAAAATTTGTTCTCAGATAGTTTTATAGTTCCGTTTTGTTTTTCTACGGGTTCGTTCAGTGCATTAAAAACGGTCAGTGTAAAAGTAGCCGATATACCGTTCGATTGTTGGAATTTACCAACGACTTTATCTAATGCCTGTGTACCGTTTTGTGCATGTAGAGGTTTCATGCTTAATAGTAGAAAAAGTACAGAGCAGTATAGTAGAATGCGATTTGTTTTCATTTCATTAATTCTAATTTGTTTTCGAGAGCCATAATATCCACAATCAGTACTTGTCGAGGTTTACCCCCTTCGCTTGGGCCTACGATACCGGCAGCTTCCAGTTGATCCATCAGTCGTCCCGCTCTATTGTATCCGATGGAGTAGCGTCTTTGTAAAGACGATGTGGAGGCCTGCCCTGAAACGACGATCATTTTAGCGGCTTCCTCGAATAGGGGGTCTCGGTTGATTACATCGTTTCCATTGCTCCCTGCGTCACTGTCGGGATTTTTATATTCTGGAAGTTCATATGGTTCGGGGTATCCTTGTTGTTTGCTGATATACTCACAAATTCGTTTTACTTCGGGAGTATCGATAAACGCACATTGAATACGTTTCAAATCACCACCTTCGGTAAATAACATATCACCTCGTCCGATGAGCTGGTTTGCTCCGGGAGCATCGAGTATAGTCCGTGAATCGACCATTTGCATGACTCTGAAAGCGATACGTGCCGGGAAATTTGCCTTAATGTTACCGGTGATAACGGTCGTTGAAGGACGTTGTGTAGCTATGATCATGTGAATACCGACAGCTCTCGCTTTTTGTGCTATTCGA harbors:
- a CDS encoding LolA-like putative outer membrane lipoprotein chaperone; translated protein: MKPLHAQNGTQALDKVVGKFQQSNGISATFTLTVFNALNEPVEKQNGTIKLSENKFYWNTTSMTVWYDGLQQWAYVKATEEVNLTEPTTEEIATVNPYILINNYKKDFYIKTLKSKSSKESIAELTPKKKGTNIDHIIIIINTTTWNPSSFKLYYSDRTYSIINLSKYATDQNFPDSTFVFNKKQYPKAELIDLR
- a CDS encoding Crp/Fnr family transcriptional regulator, coding for MVKKSTLESILQQEMSDFWALLENEEKRIIAENFKIQNFKKNEIIYSEGENPAQLMCLLKGKVKIYKDGVGGRSQIIRLIRPVQYFGYRAYFSREPYVTAAAAIENSIVGFLPMPLVEEHIRKNNGLAWFFIKELSNDLGISDARTVNLTQKHIRGRLAESLLVLKENYGVEEDGLTLNIYMAREDLANLSNMTTSNAIRTLSSFTNEKIITVDGRRIQIIDEERLRKISKFG
- the trxB gene encoding thioredoxin-disulfide reductase yields the protein MEQNERIRCLIIGSGPAGYTAAIYASRANLSPVLYEGMQPGGQLTTTSDVENFPGYPEGISGFDMMEDLKKQAERFGANIRRGIATAVDFSQKPYRITIDGEKIIEADALIISTGASAKYLGLPDEVKYAGMGVSACATCDGFFYRKKIVAVVGGGDTACEEAEYLSHLASKVYLIVRKNFLRASNIMQRRVNENPNIEILFETQAEGLFGENGVEGVHLVKGKDTAHEERYDLPIDGFFLAIGHKPNTDIFKHSITLDENGYIVTAPHTTETNIEGVFAAGDVADPRYRQAITAAASGCKAAMDAERYLINNSL